In a single window of the Aquipuribacter hungaricus genome:
- a CDS encoding sugar phosphate isomerase/epimerase family protein, protein MSRPVTLFTGQWADLPFEEVCTLAAGWGYDGLEVACWGDHLDVVRAAEDPSYAQGKLDQLERHGLQLFAISNHLNGQAVCDDPIDERHQGIVNPRVWGDGDPEGVRQRAAEEMKATARAARALGVDVVVGFTGSSIWKTVAMFPPVPPSMVDAGYQDFADRWNPILDVFDEVGVKFAHEVHPSEIAYDYWTTQRALEAVGHREAFGLNWDPSHFVWQDLDPVGFIWDFKDRIYHVDCKDAKRQVGNGRNGRMGSHLPWADPRRGWDFVSTGHGDVPWEACFRMLNTIGYDGPISVEWEDAGMDRLVGAPEALEFVRRLAFDPPSASFDAAFSS, encoded by the coding sequence GTGAGCCGTCCCGTCACCCTGTTCACCGGCCAGTGGGCCGACCTGCCGTTCGAGGAGGTGTGCACGCTCGCCGCGGGCTGGGGCTACGACGGCCTCGAGGTCGCCTGCTGGGGCGACCACCTCGACGTGGTCCGCGCCGCCGAGGACCCGTCCTACGCGCAGGGCAAGCTCGACCAGCTGGAGCGCCACGGCCTGCAGCTGTTCGCGATCTCCAACCACCTCAACGGCCAGGCCGTCTGCGACGACCCGATCGACGAGCGCCACCAGGGCATCGTCAACCCCCGCGTGTGGGGCGACGGCGACCCCGAGGGCGTCCGGCAGCGCGCCGCGGAGGAGATGAAGGCCACCGCCCGCGCCGCCCGCGCGCTCGGCGTCGACGTCGTCGTCGGCTTCACCGGCAGCTCGATCTGGAAGACCGTGGCCATGTTCCCGCCGGTCCCGCCGTCGATGGTCGACGCGGGCTACCAGGACTTCGCCGACCGCTGGAACCCCATCCTCGACGTCTTCGACGAGGTGGGCGTGAAGTTCGCGCACGAGGTCCACCCGAGCGAGATCGCCTACGACTACTGGACCACGCAGCGGGCCCTGGAGGCCGTCGGCCACCGCGAGGCGTTCGGCCTCAACTGGGACCCCAGCCACTTCGTCTGGCAGGACCTGGACCCGGTCGGGTTCATCTGGGACTTCAAGGACCGGATCTACCACGTGGACTGCAAGGACGCGAAGCGCCAGGTCGGCAACGGCCGCAACGGCCGGATGGGCTCGCACCTGCCCTGGGCCGACCCGCGACGCGGCTGGGACTTCGTGTCCACCGGCCACGGCGACGTGCCGTGGGAGGCGTGCTTCCGCATGCTCAACACCATCGGCTACGACGGCCCCATCTCCGTGGAGTGGGAGGACGCCGGCATGGACCGTCTCGTGGGGGCGCCCGAGGCGCTGGAGTTCGTCCGCCGGCTCGCCTTCGACCCGCCGTCGGCCTCGTTCGACGCGGCCTTCTCCAGCTGA
- a CDS encoding sugar phosphate isomerase/epimerase family protein: MHPTAPRRALAGLAALTLAATGVLASVSGASAAPRGPGAADCAGRSIPASKISIQLFSYASWSRAVGTEQVLAELEEIGYRNVEPFGGSYEGRDAETWRALLKEYGLKQPSSHGSVATATFGTTLDFAKTVGQKYVGSGGFPAPSIARDGSSSYADVIATAEAMDALGEQSVKNGTGKLFGHNHQWEFTTLVTNPETGETTTAWEVLVQNTDPRWVTFQLDVFWAADAGADVVALLEEYGGRIELLHIKDGDLAGDARGIPSDVGEGELDWDAILGAAQGHVKYYVVERDGAPADAEFARDSFEFLTCTSF; this comes from the coding sequence ATGCACCCCACCGCCCCCCGCCGCGCCCTGGCCGGGCTCGCCGCCCTGACCCTCGCCGCCACCGGCGTCCTGGCGTCCGTCAGCGGCGCCTCGGCCGCACCGCGCGGCCCCGGCGCGGCCGACTGCGCCGGCCGGAGCATCCCCGCCAGCAAGATCTCCATCCAGCTCTTCAGCTACGCCAGCTGGTCCCGCGCGGTCGGCACCGAGCAGGTGCTCGCCGAGCTCGAGGAGATCGGCTACCGCAACGTCGAGCCGTTCGGCGGCTCCTACGAGGGCCGCGACGCCGAGACCTGGCGCGCCCTGCTCAAGGAGTACGGCCTCAAGCAGCCCAGCTCCCACGGCAGCGTCGCCACGGCCACGTTCGGCACCACGCTGGACTTCGCCAAGACGGTCGGCCAGAAGTACGTCGGCTCCGGCGGCTTCCCCGCCCCCAGCATCGCCCGCGACGGCAGCAGCAGCTACGCCGACGTCATCGCCACGGCCGAGGCCATGGACGCCCTCGGCGAGCAGTCGGTGAAGAACGGGACCGGCAAGCTGTTCGGCCACAACCACCAGTGGGAGTTCACGACGCTCGTCACCAACCCCGAGACGGGGGAGACCACCACCGCGTGGGAGGTCCTCGTGCAGAACACCGACCCGCGCTGGGTGACCTTCCAGCTCGACGTGTTCTGGGCCGCCGACGCCGGTGCCGACGTCGTGGCGCTGCTGGAGGAGTACGGGGGGCGGATCGAGCTGCTGCACATCAAGGACGGCGACCTCGCCGGCGACGCCCGCGGCATCCCCAGCGACGTCGGCGAGGGCGAGCTGGACTGGGACGCCATCCTGGGGGCGGCGCAGGGCCACGTGAAGTACTACGTCGTCGAGCGCGACGGGGCCCCGGCCGACGCCGAGTTCGCCCGCGACAGCTTCGAGTTCCTCACCTGCACCTCGTTCTGA